A genomic window from Chaetodon auriga isolate fChaAug3 chromosome 13, fChaAug3.hap1, whole genome shotgun sequence includes:
- the LOC143330828 gene encoding immunoglobulin superfamily member 11-like: protein MMTKRQLGWQKLLLILTVLPCCRSLEVAVLQNAYEVARGGEISLACSFTPAKPITHTFILSWEAYPETPDGTMQTVATFFISNQVDIAPPYEGRASLEVDMNSRIGTLRLMKVTMKDSRRYQCSVIIPGDDEGTTAASTSLLVLVPPSVPVCKIQGKAEYWQNITLTCVSEEGSPKPTSRWESYSTENIKRGFPPKTTEKDGVLSLFNISRETSGFYICTSENDIGTASCNLTLAVVPASMNIGSTPIIIGVVVACVAVLGIIGFFCCWKRSKKNKKAKGAPGEVVFDRDAPEAEEEYRDVKPDKDSETKQLKQHEEKDIVPQKNYNVGAAAYYDDDQHSHYSGKDRYDGKGSDIGSQRYQHDQLDDQRGRSSGSRDRLDDQRDHYSGSRDRLDDNRDRYGGSRDRLDDSRNRYGGSRDRLDDNRDRYGGSRDRLDDNRDRHGGSRDRLDDYRDRYGGSRDRLDDHSDRYRNLDHSDRRVGSRDRLDYIDDPQRNGYD from the exons ATGATGACAAAGAGGCAGCTTGGATGGCAAAAGTTACTTCTGATACTCACAG tactTCCCTGCTGCAGGAGTTTGGAAGTTGCTGTCTTACAGAACGCATATGAGGTTGCACGAGGAGGTGAAATTTCCCTGGCTTGTTCCTTCACTCCCGCCAAACCAATCACCCACACGTTTATCCTCTCATGGGAAGCTTACCCTGAAACTCCTGATGGTACAATG CAAACCGTGGCCACCTTCTTTATAAGCAATCAGGTCGACATCGCACCTCCTTATGAAGGCAGAGCCTCTCTGGAGGTTGACATGAACAGCCGAATCGGCACACTCCGTTTAATGAAAGTGACCATGAAGGACAGCCGCCGTTATCAATGCAGTGTCATAATCCCCGGTGATGATGAGGGAACAACAGCTGCCAGCACTTCCCTTTTGGTCCTGG TGCCTCCCTCTGTGCCAGTCTGCAAGATTCAGGGAAAAGCAGAGTACTGGCAAAACATCAccctcacctgtgtgtctgaggaGGGATCCCCAAAACCTACGAGTCGATGGGAGAGCTACAGCACTGAAAATATTAAGAGAGGATTTCCACCAAAGACAACTGAAA AGGACGGAGTTCTGTCTCTCTTCAACATTTCAAGAGAAACGTCTGGGTTTTACATTTGCACATCAGAAAATGACATAGGTACTGCCAGCTGCAACCTTACCTTAGCTGTGGTGCCTG CCAGCATGAACATCGGGTCCACTCCAATTATAATTGGAGTAGTCGTTGCGTGTGTCGCAGTGCTGGGGATTATCGGCTTCTTTTGCTGCTGgaaaaggagcaaaaagaaCAAGAAGGCCAAAGg TGCCCCCGGAGAAGTGGTTTTTGACAGAGATGCTCCTGAGGCTGAAGAGGAGTACAGGGACGTCAAGCCAGATAAAGACAGCGAGACAAAGCAGCTCAAACAGCACGAAGAGAAAGACATTGTTCCTCAAAAGAATTACAATGTAGGAGCAGCTGCATATTATGACGATGACCAACACAGTCATTACAGTGGTAAAGACAGGTATGATGGCAAGGGCAGTGATATTGGTTCTCAGCGTTACCAGCACGACCA GCTTGATGATCAGCGTGGTCGTTCTAGTGGTAGTCGTGATCGCCTGGATGATCAACGCGATCATTACAGCGGCAGTCGTGATCGCCTGGATGACAATCGTGATCGTTACGGTGGAAGCCGCGACCGCCTTGACGATAGTCGCAATCGTTACGGTGGAAGCCGCGACCGCCTTGACGATAATCGCGATCGTTACGGTGGAAGCCGCGATCGTCTTGACGATAATCGCGATCGTCACGGTGGAAGCCGCGATCGTCTTGACGATTATCGCGATCGTTATGGTGGAAGCCGCGATCGCCTTGACGACCACAGCGATCGCTATCGTAACCTTGACCACAGCGATCGTCGTGTTGGCAGCCGGGATCGCCTCGATTACATTGATGATCCACAGAGAAACGGATACGACTAA